The nucleotide window AACAATACGGTCATACTTTATTGGAAGTGAAAGATGAATCATATTTAGTCACTCCACCACCATTACATATCGAAGGTATCCTAATGGCCTCTCCCTTCGTGGAATTAGAAGGTAAATCCTTTATTCAATCATCCACAGGATTGCTCTGTGTTGTTGAATTTTCAGGAAGAGGTTATTTCAGTGGGAAGAAGAATTCTTTCAAGGCTAGAATTTACAATGATGCTGCTGATTCAAAGGATAAGGAAAATGCATTGTATACAATAAGTGGTCAATGGTCAGGTTCTTCCAAGATCGTCAAGGGTAACGCTAAGGATGATGTCTTATTTTATGATGCTTCCAAGATTGCCGCTGAAAACTTATACGTTAAACCATTGGAGGAACAACATCCTTTGGAAAGTAGAAAGGCATGGAAGGAGGTTGCTGATGCTATCACGTTGGGTGATTTCGATTTGATTGGTAAGACAAAGACAGACTTGGAGgaaaatcaaagagaattgaGAAAGATGGAAGAGGCAAAGGGGATCAGTTGGCAAAGAAGATGGTTCCATGATGTTGATTACTCTGACGAACCAAAAGAAGACGCTTTCCTACCggaagaaaatgatttattcTTAAAGTTAGCTGATATTTTGCAATTGTCTACCAAGAATGCCCCAAGTGGTACATTGGTTGGTGACAAGGAAGATAAGAGAGACGACTTAACTTCTGTCCATTGGAGATTTAAGAGAAACTTATGGgatgaagaacaagaagttGTCTTATAAATTTAACGTAAGACAAtaacaacatcaacaacCAAGAACAGATTATAGATACACGTTCGAACCTCCTCTCTCATTCTAAATCCCTCTTTGTTTCCACCGTCATAAACAATTGATATGGAATCGAAATTTTATGCTTCTATTAACGATTATGAACTAGTATTCGGAACTTTTAATGTtaaattgtttttcttttatccATAACAACAACGTCtttgatatatttaatttacaGGCGAGTTTTTTTTATACTGTCTTCTATATTATAACAACTATTAACTTCAAACTCTTTAAGCAGCTTAGTTTACTACTAAGTTTGAACTTACTACTGCTAGTTTATAATCCTCACTTTCCACGACGGCACTATTTTTTTGCAGTGAAAAAAACTTCTTGTGAGCTCATCGCTAAAATTTTCCCGATGAGTTTGAAATAGACAGTAAGGTTATGAAAGTTATTCATGTATATCTAGTATTGTATATCCTGTAAACTTGAATTCTTACCATAGCAAACATTCAAGATGGCTCAAGTACCTGCTAAAGAGAGACCTTCCCAATATAAGCAAAGCTCGCGTAAGGGTAAGAAGGCATGGAGAAAGAATATCGATTTAacagatattgaaaaatccattgaagCCAAGGCGGAACAAGAAATCACCCATGGTACTTCAGACATTTCCACATTACAAGATGCTGCTCTTTTTCAAGTTGATGAGGAAGGTGATGatgttttgaaaaataaactaATTAAGAGGAAGCAAattaagaagaatttgaaaagtaaaGAAATCTTAGATTCTTTGAAGACTAATTCTAAAGTTGGTGTGTTGAAGCATCATAAGCATCATAATGTTGAAGATGgattttccaagaaagaCAAGAAAGTTCAAGGTGTTCATAAGaaggaattgaataaattgcTGGCCTTGGCAGGTAAGCTTGATGGTGaatccaaattgaaaagtCGTTTGGAGAAAGATGGGTTAGTCAAGTCTAAGAGTTATGATATTTGGGGTACAAGtaccacaacaacaactacCACTACAACAACTAAGAAAACTACTGTCCAATTACCTTCTGGTCTTAAGTTAGATGTCGATTCAAAGGATCAAATTCCTAAGGAATTGTTAACTATGTCTACCACAAGTTGGTCTGTTGCTTCCGTTGTTCCTGCTACATTGAAGAAAGCACCACTTCAACTCCGAGAATTCGAAGCGATCCCTCATGCTGGTAAATCCTATAATCCCCATAAGAAAGATTGGTCTTCTCTATTagataaagaatttgaaactgAAAAAGTAAAGGAACAAAATAGATTAGCCCTTGAAGAGtacaaagaaagaattaagCATTTGATGGAAACTTTagaagataatgaagaagaggaatcGTCAGACGATGAAGgggaagaagaggaagaggaagaggaagagactgaagaacaattgaatgagGCTATTAAGTTGTCCATAAATGAAGCTGtaaaaaataagaaaaaaaccaaatatcaaagaaataaagCTCAAAAGCATGAAGAAAAGGTTAAGTTGCAACAAGAGCTAAAGAAGTTAAAGCAACGAGTTCATGAATTAGAAAGATTGGATGAGATTGAGGGTGCTGTAAGTAAAGAAACGAATGAGAAAGATAATACATCTGTATCAGAAAAGGTTaagaaaacaaagaaaagagCTAAATTCGGTACCAAATATGGACTATTAGATGAAAGGCTAGAAATCAAGTTTTCTGATGAATTGTCTCATTCTCtaaggaaattgaaacctGAAGGGAATCTTCTTTACGATAATGTCAGAAAGTTGCAAAGCTCGGGTAAGATTGAATCTCGTGTACCTGTTAAGAGAGGTAGAAGATACAAGCAAAAAATTACTGAAAAATGGACACATAAGGATTTTAAATAAGGGAATTCTTTGTGTTATCGAAGACGAGAAAACTTGTTGTCTTATATCTAAAGTCAAAAAAGACTTATGTAAAAAAAACCAATCCCATTTACATATTCTCTTTGTATACTAGAATTCATACTCATTAAATGATAGATTTTTCATTAGGCTGACCAAACTACTTACTGAAATTTTCTAACTATTTTTAAAGTAAAATTTCAGATCATATTtagtttatttatttaattttcaTTCTCTCAATACCATAGAAATTGTAAAACCGAAAAATAAAgtaaatattcaaaaaagttGGTATAAATTTAAACAACACCCCAATTTTATCCAGGAACACTTAAGTTACTATTCAGAATGCCAAGGGTTCTAGTTGGGATCGGAACTGACATTGTATATTTACCAAGATTTACTACTCTACTAAACAAGTATGCAATTAGGGAGGGTTCTCTTTACAGGGTCACACCAAGATTTGATAAGATAACGAATAAATTCATGCATCCTAAAGAACGTAATCAACTTGATCTGAAATTGGCAAAGGGacaatttaaagaagaggaaataGTTAACTTTATAGGAGGTGTATGGGCTACTAAAGAAGCGGTGTTGAAGGCCATGCATTGTTATATTCCGTATAATCAAATCCCACCTGCCCAAACAATATACACAAATCTATTTTTTAAGGAGAACACTACTAATGGAGTACCTAGAATCACTTTCGATGACGGTTTTGCTAGTAGAAGTGCTCAATGTTATGCCTTTAACCAAAAATATATAGAAAACAAGGCGGAAGctcttctttcaatttcacaTGATAAAGATTATTTAGTTGCATTCGTCAGCCTGATGGACAAGAAGTCCTAATTATAGACTGGATATGTACTAATCGTTACTGTCTGGATAATAGGCTGTTTTCGTTCAAAGCTCTCCTCGAAAAAGTTTCACCGAGGGTTTGAAAAAACTAGAACATGTCACATCATTAACAACAGGTCACCAACTTCCTTGATGTTCCTCCCTTTCAAAGCCACCAAGACTAGTTAAACTCAATTGTCAAGATGGGTGTTGCTGACTTgatcaagaaatttgagAATATAGCAAAGGAAGGTGATCCTGTTAAGGCCTCTGAAACCTTAAGAAGCCCTGTTATTAGAGAGCCCCACGTAAAAAAACTTGAGGTTGTCACCCCAAAGGAAGAACCTATTATTGAGGAAGCGAAAGTAGTAGATGATACCCCTACTGAAGCTGTTGAACCACAAGAGGAAAGTACTGAGGATTCAATTGGAAAGGAAGAACAGATCCCTATAGAGACACATGCTGAGGAAGTTGTATTGGAAGAAACAGAGGAATTCACCTCAGCAGAAACACCTATCGAGGCTGTCACTACCGAAATAAGAGAAGAAACTTTGCTTCCACATATCTCAGATGATGAGAAGGATGAACCTATTTCAGAGGAAAATACGACCAACGATATTGAAGAACCAAAAGAACCTGAAAACCCTAAATCGCCAAttgaagagaaggaaaCTCCTTTAGACGAAACAGCCGTTGGAAAAGAAAGTGGTgtagaaaatgaagaggatgacACAACAAAAGATGAGGGGATATCTGCGTCTGTCGAGGAAGATTTATTAGAGCAAGCAAAAACCACAGAAGAAACTAAACCAAGCTCTGACTCAGAACAATTAGATGCGGAACCCAGTAATAACCACGCCGAGAGTGAATCTAAGGAGAATTCAGGCAGTCTGCCTACCAATGGTGAAGATAAAACAGCAGCAGATTCTCATGAGAATCTCAATGAAAACACGGAAGATTCATCTACagatgttgaagaagaaaacaagGATAATGAAAACCACGAGGACAAccaaaaagaagaacaaccTCATGCAAGCCCTTCgaaaaacaagaagaagaataaaaagaagaaaaacaagaaaaagaaggGAAATCATTAAATCAAATGATACATCTTCAATACATGGTCTGTTGTGGTTCCATTATACAATAATAGTACTATTATATGCATTCACATCGATAAGCATTCgtgttttaaaattaattcattgttatttatgtaaatatttgaatatataaaacaagaagaatttgaagtcCATTAACTTTCTTTAGTAGAGTGAGTCTCTGATATAAGCACTAAATGAAGAAATCCATCAAAGCTcataaaattattatagACTGCAGTTAAATCCATATCAAGAGGAATTTGGATCCCCTgacaaataaatatatcaGAACTTTTACGTTCAAGCGACAGATTAACAAAAATATCTAGTATCTTACATGCTGATCCATCATCTTTATGTGTCATAATGGTTGGCTGATTGACCTCTCCAAACGATAAACCTCGATGAACAATTAGAGGAACAAACCGTGGCTTTATAGGCACAATTCTACGTGCAATATGTTCGAAGTTATCCAATCGTCGTAATAGGACACTGttccaaaatatttgagAATCCTTCATAGAGACTGACATCACCTGTTTGGAGGAACCATTGAGGATAAAACAGGCTTGTTTCCACAAATGCATCCAGTATTTTTCCACTTGATTTATTCCATCAATTAATGGCAAAAGATTATGGGGTATATTAGGGCCATAATTCAAATGCAATTTCCACATATTTAGGGTGGTGTCGTCATTAGCGGGAGCACTATTTCGTAGATATTCAGGTTCAACAACATCATAAATGACACCCATTGGATAATGCCACGGTATCGAAGTATCCTTGAATTCAAACCAAAATTGACCAGTATAGTCATCtatgtttattttcaaGACATTTCGTATTCTTGAGAGAACTAAAGGGAGATAGTTGATGATGTATGTGTCCCTCGGTATTCTCAAATTCACAATACCTTTATTCTCAGGAATTCCATCAATGAGTATATTAGACTTTGCAATGAATTGAACATTCAGTGCCCCATTCCAAACTAATTCCCTTACTTTTTCCATTATCTGTTTGGTGTTTAAGTCGTCTCAATTTGGGTTGGCTCGTTCCTGAGCCCAACcgtttattattatcatgaaattaaagaagcGATGCAAATAAAAGTTATCACTTTGACACATCTtcaaaacaacaataataattagTAAGACACTTAATGAAAGTGTTGAAACCAGAAGACCAACTAGATTCCGAATGGCTTTGGCaatatgatgatggtgaGAAGGAGATAAACGTGTTCGATGCTCCTGATAAACTATACATGACGTTCGGAGtattttatttggataGGCTGGCTACTGATACAGAACTTTCATTACTTTTAGTTACTGAAGAGCTTACAAAGTTAGTGCAAGAATGGCAGAGCCGATACCCCTGGTCTGAATTCCAAGGtatttcaatgaatatACGGACAACAGAGGACAATGTACCTTATACGTTTGGACAAATTTGTGTGGAGGATAACGTTCATGATGAAGAGCTTCTAATGACTAATCTATTATATGAGTTCTCAAGTAAAATGGGACCTCAAgtttttatcaaaattaGTGATACAGAGGGTGACTTCATATTATCTGAGATTCATGATTTTATACCTGAAGAGTACGAATATCCAATTCCGAACAATAGATTTTGGCTTCATGAAGGAAAATTCAAGATGATACCAACATATTTTTATGATGGCAGGGGATTAAAAAAGGGAGAGGCATTGGATTTTCTACGAAAGGCATACTTTAAATTGATTGAACTCGAGTCACTAAATGTTGGGATAAAGAGCAAAATTTTAGATAACTTTCCAAACGGTATTTTAGATAATCTGGTAAAGTTGCCTTTAAAGATAGAATCTCAAGAATTTTATGATATACTGACGGAAAACCCCCAACTAATTAGTTTTCTCATCAAGAACCTAATACATCCAGTCGAGGAAAACGAAGATGTTGACTTTCAACTCgaaaaagaagatgaacaGGACAATTGTCGCCAGTTGGAACTACTTGTTCCAAGAAATCATTGCGATTTACTTTCTCTTTATCTCGATACTCAGAATCTAAAGACTGACATAGATAAGATCCCATTACACAGCAGTAGAGCCCTATTCCACgtatttcaatatttggtGGAAAAGAAGACGTTAGAGGTGGTGGAGTCTGAAAGAACCAGAGAGTCTGAGGAAAAGTTAACCCAAGAAAGtgtattaaattttttcaactttGAACAGGCTTCTTTAGAAGCTAAATTCCAAGCAAATACAGATGTCGAACCTACCGAGGAGTTGATGGATAAGTTAACTGCCTTTTTTGGAGAGAGtgataaaattgatataACTAATGAAGATGTGtttaagaaaaataatgaagaagctTTAAATGAGGAAGGTATCGATTCTCAAGCTAAGAATTACTTTCAGGAACAAAATGTTGATAtcgatgaagatgatttctttgaatatttccTAAAGGGGGCCTTGAAATTAAAGGGAGAGAAAATAGAGGAATTTCGTCGACATCCTAGCATAATTACAACTGAACATCCAgagaaagatgaaatagATATTGATGTcgaaaatgaatttgagGAGATGTTTCCTGATATGCAATCGAAGGAGAACGTTCCAGATTCCTTAAATGAGCTATTTAAATCCCTCTCTGTTGATGGTGCTCCAACAGGTCCATTTCAAAGTCTATTAaggaatttgaagaatgaaACAAAGTAAAAAATGTGATATAAGAAACCagaaactttattttttagGTTCACATCCACGCAAGGATATTTAATCATAACTAAGTCATTAAAATGTATAATTGTCTATAAAGTACTTTTTAACATATGCATACTCAACTTAACTAATTAGTCTTCCGAAAAGAAgttatcttcattatccGCATTATCAGAGTCTTCATCTTCCGTTCCATGAACGATTAaagatttggaatcatCATGTATCTGATTCCATACAGCCCGATCAAGTGACAGAGATCTTGTCTGCTGCTCAATCGATGTTTGAACGGTACGATTTGTTGGAGTATGAGTTCCTTTTGAAATAGTTTCACTATCACTATGTATTGGTAGTCCAACATGATCAGGAAAATTATCAGCAGGGTTGTTATCCTTATATCCTTTCCCCAGAGATATACTTTTGATAGGAGTGATGGTAAATCCCTGCGAACCTCTTTCATTGTTTCCTTCCCCTTCggacgatgaagaagaagactcTTCCTTAATT belongs to Naumovozyma castellii chromosome 3, complete genome and includes:
- the PPT2 gene encoding holo-[acyl-carrier-protein] synthase (ancestral locus Anc_8.664), whose product is MPRVLVGIGTDIVYLPRFTTLLNKYAIREGSLYRVTPRFDKITNKFMHPKERNQLDLKLAKGQFKEEEIVNFIGGVWATKEAVLKAMHCYIPYNQIPPAQTIYTNLFFKENTTNGVPRITFDDGFASRSAQCYAFNQKYIENKAEALLSISHDKDYLVAFVSLMDKKS
- the NCAS0C01640 gene encoding tRNA(Thr) (cytosine(32)-N(3))-methyltransferase (ancestral locus Anc_8.665), coding for MGVADLIKKFENIAKEGDPVKASETLRSPVIREPHVKKLEVVTPKEEPIIEEAKVVDDTPTEAVEPQEESTEDSIGKEEQIPIETHAEEVVLEETEEFTSAETPIEAVTTEIREETLLPHISDDEKDEPISEENTTNDIEEPKEPENPKSPIEEKETPLDETAVGKESGVENEEDDTTKDEGISASVEEDLLEQAKTTEETKPSSDSEQLDAEPSNNHAESESKENSGSLPTNGEDKTAADSHENLNENTEDSSTDVEEENKDNENHEDNQKEEQPHASPSKNKKKNKKKKNKKKKGNH
- the NOP53 gene encoding Nop53p (ancestral locus Anc_8.659), with the protein product MAQVPAKERPSQYKQSSRKGKKAWRKNIDLTDIEKSIEAKAEQEITHGTSDISTLQDAALFQVDEEGDDVLKNKLIKRKQIKKNLKSKEILDSLKTNSKVGVLKHHKHHNVEDGFSKKDKKVQGVHKKELNKLLALAGKLDGESKLKSRLEKDGLVKSKSYDIWGTSTTTTTTTTTTKKTTVQLPSGLKLDVDSKDQIPKELLTMSTTSWSVASVVPATLKKAPLQLREFEAIPHAGKSYNPHKKDWSSLLDKEFETEKVKEQNRLALEEYKERIKHLMETLEDNEEEESSDDEGEEEEEEEEETEEQLNEAIKLSINEAVKNKKKTKYQRNKAQKHEEKVKLQQELKKLKQRVHELERLDEIEGAVSKETNEKDNTSVSEKVKKTKKRAKFGTKYGLLDERLEIKFSDELSHSLRKLKPEGNLLYDNVRKLQSSGKIESRVPVKRGRRYKQKITEKWTHKDFK
- the KES1 gene encoding oxysterol-binding protein KES1 (ancestral locus Anc_8.658), whose amino-acid sequence is MSQYASSSSWTSFLKSIASFNGDLSSLSAPPFILAPISLTEFSQYWAEHPDLFLESSFINEENFKDGFAPELEVETPEIARMLSITKWFISTLKSQYCSRNETMGSEKKPLNPFLGEVFVGKWENKDHPEFGETVLLSEQVSHHPPMTAYTIFNDKNDVKLQGYNQIKASFTKSLMLTVKQYGHTLLEVKDESYLVTPPPLHIEGILMASPFVELEGKSFIQSSTGLLCVVEFSGRGYFSGKKNSFKARIYNDAADSKDKENALYTISGQWSGSSKIVKGNAKDDVLFYDASKIAAENLYVKPLEEQHPLESRKAWKEVADAITLGDFDLIGKTKTDLEENQRELRKMEEAKGISWQRRWFHDVDYSDEPKEDAFLPEENDLFLKLADILQLSTKNAPSGTLVGDKEDKRDDLTSVHWRFKRNLWDEEQEVVL
- the ATG5 gene encoding Atg5p (ancestral locus Anc_8.666), whose translation is MEKVRELVWNGALNVQFIAKSNILIDGIPENKGIVNLRIPRDTYIINYLPLVLSRIRNVLKINIDDYTGQFWFEFKDTSIPWHYPMGVIYDVVEPEYLRNSAPANDDTTLNMWKLHLNYGPNIPHNLLPLIDGINQVEKYWMHLWKQACFILNGSSKQVMSVSMKDSQIFWNSVLLRRLDNFEHIARRIVPIKPRFVPLIVHRGLSFGEVNQPTIMTHKDDGSACKILDIFVNLSLERKSSDIFICQGIQIPLDMDLTAVYNNFMSFDGFLHLVLISETHSTKES
- the NCAS0C01660 gene encoding uncharacterized protein (ancestral locus Anc_8.668); protein product: MKVLKPEDQLDSEWLWQYDDGEKEINVFDAPDKLYMTFGVFYLDRLATDTELSLLLVTEELTKLVQEWQSRYPWSEFQGISMNIRTTEDNVPYTFGQICVEDNVHDEELLMTNLLYEFSSKMGPQVFIKISDTEGDFILSEIHDFIPEEYEYPIPNNRFWLHEGKFKMIPTYFYDGRGLKKGEALDFLRKAYFKLIELESLNVGIKSKILDNFPNGILDNLVKLPLKIESQEFYDILTENPQLISFLIKNLIHPVEENEDVDFQLEKEDEQDNCRQLELLVPRNHCDLLSLYLDTQNLKTDIDKIPLHSSRALFHVFQYLVEKKTLEVVESERTRESEEKLTQESVLNFFNFEQASLEAKFQANTDVEPTEELMDKLTAFFGESDKIDITNEDVFKKNNEEALNEEGIDSQAKNYFQEQNVDIDEDDFFEYFLKGALKLKGEKIEEFRRHPSIITTEHPEKDEIDIDVENEFEEMFPDMQSKENVPDSLNELFKSLSVDGAPTGPFQSLLRNLKNETK